GCAACGCGCTGTTCACGGCGACGCAGAACAACGACTACGCGCTGATGCAGGGCATCTTCCTGGTCATCACCCTCGCCGTGCTGGGGACGAACTTCATCGTCGACCTGATGTACGGCTTCATCGACCCGCGCACGCGCGCCAAGCGTTAGGACGACGAGCATGTCCACGATCGACCTCGGCCAGCTCGCCGACCCGAACTCGCCCACCGGCGACAGCGGCGCGGGCACCGGCCGGAAGGGCCTGAAGCGGGTCTTCCCGCACGTGACGCCCAAGCTCTGGGTGGGGGCGGGCATGATCGCCGCCATCGCCCTGTTCGGCCTGATCTTCCCGTTCGTCGTGCAGAACCCGCAGGCGATCAGCGACGTCGGGCTCAGCGGGCCGAGCGGCGACCACCTGCTCGGCACCACCCAGACCGGGCAGGACGTCTTCGCCCAGCTCGCCTACGCCACCCGCGGCTCGCTGCTGATCGGGGTGCTGGTCGGCGTCGTCGCGATGGCGCTCGCCATCGTCTTCGGCGTGATCGGCACCTACGTCGGCGGGTTCGTCGACGAGGCGTTCTCGCTGTTCTCGAACGTCGTGCTGGTCATCCCCGGGCTGCCGCTCGCGATCATCGTCTCGAGCTACGTGCCGCAGAAGGGCCTCGTGGTGATCGCCTTCGTGATCGTCATCACGAGCTGGGCGGCCAGCGCCCGGGTGCTGCGCGCCATCACCCTGAGCCTGCGGTCGCGTGACTACGTCGCGGCATCGCGGGTGTCGGGCGAGAAGACCTGGCGCATCGTCGCCGTCGAGATCCTGCCCAACGTGCTGCCGGTGCTCGCGAGCCAGTTCCTGTTCGCGGTGATCTTCGCGATCCTCGCCGAGGCGGGCCTGTCGTTCCTGGGGCTCGGCGTCTCGGGGCAGTTCACCTGGGGCTCGATGCTGTACTTCGCCCAGAACGGCCTCGCGCTGCGACTCGGCGCCTGGTGGTGGTTCGTGCCGCCGGGGCTGATGATCGCCCTGCTCGGCTGCGCGTTGTCGCTGATGAACTTCGCCATCGACGAGATCATCAACCCGAAGCTGCGCGACCAGACCCGGGCCGGCGTCAGCCGGGCCGACCGCAAGCGACTGGCGCGGGCCGAGGCCGCCGCCGGCACCACCGAGGGGGCCACCGCATGAGCACCGTCCTGACCGTCGAGGACTTCAGCGTCGACTACGCCGTCGAGCACCCCGTGCACGCCGTCAAGAACGTCAGCTTCGAGCTGGCCCGTGGCGAGATCCTCGGCCTGGCGGGGGAGTCGGGCTGCGGCAAGACGACGCTCGCCTACGGCATCAACCGGCTGCTCAAGTCGCCGGCCGTCATCACCGGCGGGCGGGTGGTCTTCCACGACGCCGAGGGGGCCGACATCCTGCTGCCCGAGCTCGACGACAAGGCGCTGCGGGCGTTCCGCTGGGACAAGTTGTCGATGGTGTTCCAGGGGGCGATGAACGCGCTCAACCCGGTGACGACGATCCAGGCGCAGCTCGAGGACGTCTTCAAGACGCATCGGCCCTACTGGAAGAAGGCCGACCGCGTCGAGCGGGCGGGCAAGCTGCTCGAGACCGTCGGGGTCGACCGCAGTCGGTTGAAGTCGTACCCGCACGAGCTGTCGGGCGGCATGCGCCAGCGCGTGATGATCGCGATGGCGCTCGCCCTCGGCCCGCAGATGATGATCATGGACGAGCCGACGACGGCCCTCGACGTCGTGGTGCAGCGAGAGATCCTGCGCGAGATCAAGCGGTTGCGCGACGAGCTGGGCTTCGCGGTCATCTTCATCACGCACGACCTGCCGCTGCTGCTCGAGATCAGCGACCGCATCGCGGTGATGCGCGCGGGCGAGATCGTCGAGATCGGCGAGTCCACCGAGCTCTACACGAACCCGCAGCACGACTACACGAAGAAGCTGCTCGGGTCGTTCCCGAGCCTGACCGGCGACCGCGGGGCGTTCATCCGCAGCGGGGTCGACGAGACGGCCGGGGGCGACGCGACCCGCGCCTCCTCGGGGCACGAGCAGGCGACGTCCGTCGCCACGAGCACAGGAGGCGCGGCGTGAGCACGCTCGAGTTCCGCAACGTCGTCAAGGACTACCGGGTGCGCGGGGGCCGGGGTGAGAAGGGTCGCCTCCGCGCGGTGAACGACGTCAGCTTCACGCTCGAGGCCGGCAAGACGGTCGCCCTGGTCGGTGAGAGCGGCAGCGGCAAGTCGACGATCGCCAAGATGCTGCTGCAGCTCGAACGGCCGACGAGCGGGTCGATCGTGCTCGACGGCGCCGTCGCGCCCCGACACGGCGAGGCGCTGCGGCGCTACCGCAGCGACGTGCAGATGGTCTTCCAGGACCCGTTCGCCTCGCTCAACCCGTTCCACTCGATCGGGCACCACCTGGCGCGGCCGCTGCTGCTGCACGGCAAGGCGACCCGTTCGACGGTCGACGAGAAGGTGCGCGAGCTGCTCGGGCGGGTCCAGCTCGGCCCGGCCGCCGACGTCGCGGCGCGTCGACCGCACGAGCTGTCGGGCGGGCAGCGGCAGCGCGTGGCGATCGCGCGGGCCCTGGCGCCCGAGCCGCGCATCCTGATCGCGGACGAGCCCGTGTCGATGCTCGACGTGTCGATCCGGCTCGGGGTGCTCAACCTGCTGGCCGAGCTGCAGCGGCAGGAGGACCTCGGCGTGCTCTACATCACCCACGACCTGGCGACGGCCCGACACTTCTCGGACGAGATCCTCGTGATGTACAAGGGACAGGTGGTCGAGCGGGGAACGCCCGACGACGTCATCCTGAACCCGCAGCACCCGTACACGCAGCAGCTCGCCGAGGCCGCGCCCGATCCCGAGAAGCGCATCGCCGAGCGACGCGCCGCCCGCACCTGACCCTCGCCCGACTCCACGCCACACCCTCGATCGCTGGGAGCGACATGAGCACCACCGAGACCACCACCGAGACCACCACCGAGACCATCACCACCCCGGCCCGAGCGACGCAGCGCACCGCCCGCACCCTGCACACCGGCTGGAGCCTGCGCAGCACCGCCGGCCCCGTGCCTCCCGAGATCGCGGCCGTCGACGTGCCCGCCACCGTCCCGGGCACGGTGCACACCGACCTGCTGGCGGCAGACCTGATCGTCGACCCGTACCTCGACGCGAACGAGCACCTGCTCGCCTGGATCGGGCAGGCCGACTGGTCGTACACGTCGACCTTCGACTGGCAGCCCGACGGGCACGACCGCCACGAGCTGGTCTTCGCCGGCCTCGACACGGTCGCCACCGTGCTGCTCAACGGCGAGGTGGTGGCCGAGACGCGCAACCAGCACCGCACCTACCGGGTCGGGGTCGACGGCCTCCTGCGCGAGGGGGCGAACGACCTCGAGGTGCGGTTCGGCTCGCCGGTGGCCTACGCCGACGCGCAGAGCCTGGCGCTCGGCTACCGACCGCACGTGAACCACCACCCCTACAACGCGATCCGCAAGATGGCGTGCAGCTTCGGCTGGGACTGGGGCCTCGACACGGCGACCTCGGGCATCTGGAAGCCCGTGACGCTCGAGTCGTGGTCGTCGGTGCGGCTGGCGGCCGTGCGACCGGTCGTCACGGTCGACGGGACGCGGGGCGTCGTCGACGTGCACGTCGACCTCGAGCGTGCCGTCGCGTCGGCCGGGGCCGGCTCCGAGCCCGGCGTCGGGGGCACGGACGGGCCGGTGACGGTCCGGGCTACCGTCGGCGACGTCACGCAGGAGGCGCGGGTCGAGCCGGGCGCGGACTCCGCGGTCCTGCAGGTGGTCGTCGACGACCCCGAGCTGTGGTGGCCGAGGGGTCACGGCGGGCAGCCTCTCTACGACGTGAGGGTCTCGGTGACCGGGGGAGCGGGCGGGGACGCGAGCCGCGCCTCCTCGGGGGGTGACGGCGACGGGGTCGACGCGACCCGCGCCTCCTCGGCTGTCGACGCGCCGGGCGCCGAAGCGCCGACCGGCGAGGACTCGGCAGGCCCGGTGCTCGACGAGTGGTCGTCGCGGATCGGGTTCCGCACGGTCGAGGTGCAGGTCGACCCCGACGAGGTCGGCACGAGCTTCAGGGTCGTGGTGAACGGTGAGCCGCTGTGGATCAAGGGGGCGAACTGGATTCCCGACGACGCGTTCCCGCACCGCATCGGGCGTGACCGCTACCGGGAGCGCATCGAGCAGGCCGAGTTCGGCAACGTGAACCTGCTGCGGGTGTGGGGTGGCGGCATCTTCGAGTCCGACGACTTCTACGAGCTGTGCGACGAGCGGGGCATGCTCACCTGGCAGGACTTCCTGTTCGCCTGTGCGGCCTACGCAGAAGAGGACCCGCTGCGCGGCGAGGTCGAGGCCGAGGTGCGCGACAACGTGACACGGCTGATGACGCACCCGAGCCTGGTGCTCTGGACGGGCAACAACGAGAACATCTGGGGTCACGACGAGTGGGGCTGGGAGCGTCGGCTCGACGGGGCGACCTGGGGGCTGGGCTACTACCTCGACCTGCTGCCGGCGCTGGTGGACGAGCTCGACCCTGGGCGTCCCTACGCGGCGGGCAGCCCCTGGTCGGGCAGCCTGGACGTGGCGCAGAGCGACCCCGACCACGGGTCGGTGCACCTGTGGGAGCAGTGGAACCGCACCGACTACCCGACCTACCGCGACGTGGTGCCGCGGTTCGTGGCCGAGTTCGGCTGGCAGGGGCCGCCGACCTGGTCGGCGATGACACGGGCGATCCACGACGAGCCGCTGACCCCCGAGTCGCCGGGCATGATCGTGCACCAGAAGGCGATGCAGGGCAACGACAAGCTGACCGACGGGCTGCTGGCGCACTACCGGCTGCCCGACGAGATCGAGGCGTGGCACTGGGCGATGCAGCTGAACCAGGCGAACGCGGTGCAGGTGGCGCTCGAGCACTTCCGGTCGCACGTTCCGCGGTGCATGGGGGCCGTGGTGTGGCAGATCAACGACTGCTGGCCGGTGACGTCGTGGGCCGCGGTCGACGGCGACGGGCAGCGCAAGCCGCTGCTCTACGCGATGCGGCACGCCTTCGCCGACCGGCTGGTGACGATCCAGCCGCGTGACGGCGGCCTCGCGGCCGTGGTGGTCAACGACACCGAGGAGGCGCTGGTCGGCCCGCTCACGCTGCGGCGCGTCGCGTACGACGGTCGCGTCCTCGCCTCGGAGCAGGTGTCGCTCACGGCGGCGGCTCGCGACACGGTGACCGTGCCGGTGCCCTCGACGGTGGCGGAGTTCGGGACGCCCGAGTCGGAGCTGCTCGTGGCCTCGGTGGACGGGGTGACGCACGGGCTGTGGTTCCCGGTCGAGCCGCGGGACTCGGCGCTCGCCGCGGCGTCGCTGTCGACGTCGGTGACGGTGATGGGCGAAGGGTCGGGCGCGGGCTACCGAGTCGAGGTGACGGCGGGTTCGCTCGTGCGCGACCTGACGCTGCTCGTCGACAAGGTCGACCCCGCAGCGACGGTGGACGAGATGCTCGTGACCCTGCTGCCCGGCGAGACGGCCGTGTTCACGGTGACGTCCGACGTGGCGGGAGTGGGGGAGGAGTTCGTCGCGCAACGGGTGTTGCGTACCGCGAACGAGCTGGTCGGGTGAGGGAGGCCGTCGTCCGGCGCGGGGGAGTCCGGCGAGGAATCGTCGGCTCCTTGTTATAGTCAGGTGCGCTGTGGCCGAGATCCGTGACCGAGTGCTAGGGGAGCGAGCCGCATGAGCGACATCTTCACGCTGACGCCGGACGAGGGCGACGGTGGCGAGCCGACGCCGCAGAAGAAGCGTAGGCGGCGTCGATCGAAGCCGGTCATCGCTCTGATCACGCTGGCGTCGGTGCTGGTGGGGGTCATCGTGATCGTCGG
This genomic interval from Frigoribacterium sp. Leaf415 contains the following:
- a CDS encoding ABC transporter ATP-binding protein encodes the protein MSTVLTVEDFSVDYAVEHPVHAVKNVSFELARGEILGLAGESGCGKTTLAYGINRLLKSPAVITGGRVVFHDAEGADILLPELDDKALRAFRWDKLSMVFQGAMNALNPVTTIQAQLEDVFKTHRPYWKKADRVERAGKLLETVGVDRSRLKSYPHELSGGMRQRVMIAMALALGPQMMIMDEPTTALDVVVQREILREIKRLRDELGFAVIFITHDLPLLLEISDRIAVMRAGEIVEIGESTELYTNPQHDYTKKLLGSFPSLTGDRGAFIRSGVDETAGGDATRASSGHEQATSVATSTGGAA
- a CDS encoding ABC transporter permease — its product is MSTIDLGQLADPNSPTGDSGAGTGRKGLKRVFPHVTPKLWVGAGMIAAIALFGLIFPFVVQNPQAISDVGLSGPSGDHLLGTTQTGQDVFAQLAYATRGSLLIGVLVGVVAMALAIVFGVIGTYVGGFVDEAFSLFSNVVLVIPGLPLAIIVSSYVPQKGLVVIAFVIVITSWAASARVLRAITLSLRSRDYVAASRVSGEKTWRIVAVEILPNVLPVLASQFLFAVIFAILAEAGLSFLGLGVSGQFTWGSMLYFAQNGLALRLGAWWWFVPPGLMIALLGCALSLMNFAIDEIINPKLRDQTRAGVSRADRKRLARAEAAAGTTEGATA
- a CDS encoding glycoside hydrolase family 2 protein, with protein sequence MSTTETTTETTTETITTPARATQRTARTLHTGWSLRSTAGPVPPEIAAVDVPATVPGTVHTDLLAADLIVDPYLDANEHLLAWIGQADWSYTSTFDWQPDGHDRHELVFAGLDTVATVLLNGEVVAETRNQHRTYRVGVDGLLREGANDLEVRFGSPVAYADAQSLALGYRPHVNHHPYNAIRKMACSFGWDWGLDTATSGIWKPVTLESWSSVRLAAVRPVVTVDGTRGVVDVHVDLERAVASAGAGSEPGVGGTDGPVTVRATVGDVTQEARVEPGADSAVLQVVVDDPELWWPRGHGGQPLYDVRVSVTGGAGGDASRASSGGDGDGVDATRASSAVDAPGAEAPTGEDSAGPVLDEWSSRIGFRTVEVQVDPDEVGTSFRVVVNGEPLWIKGANWIPDDAFPHRIGRDRYRERIEQAEFGNVNLLRVWGGGIFESDDFYELCDERGMLTWQDFLFACAAYAEEDPLRGEVEAEVRDNVTRLMTHPSLVLWTGNNENIWGHDEWGWERRLDGATWGLGYYLDLLPALVDELDPGRPYAAGSPWSGSLDVAQSDPDHGSVHLWEQWNRTDYPTYRDVVPRFVAEFGWQGPPTWSAMTRAIHDEPLTPESPGMIVHQKAMQGNDKLTDGLLAHYRLPDEIEAWHWAMQLNQANAVQVALEHFRSHVPRCMGAVVWQINDCWPVTSWAAVDGDGQRKPLLYAMRHAFADRLVTIQPRDGGLAAVVVNDTEEALVGPLTLRRVAYDGRVLASEQVSLTAAARDTVTVPVPSTVAEFGTPESELLVASVDGVTHGLWFPVEPRDSALAAASLSTSVTVMGEGSGAGYRVEVTAGSLVRDLTLLVDKVDPAATVDEMLVTLLPGETAVFTVTSDVAGVGEEFVAQRVLRTANELVG
- a CDS encoding ABC transporter ATP-binding protein, whose translation is MSTLEFRNVVKDYRVRGGRGEKGRLRAVNDVSFTLEAGKTVALVGESGSGKSTIAKMLLQLERPTSGSIVLDGAVAPRHGEALRRYRSDVQMVFQDPFASLNPFHSIGHHLARPLLLHGKATRSTVDEKVRELLGRVQLGPAADVAARRPHELSGGQRQRVAIARALAPEPRILIADEPVSMLDVSIRLGVLNLLAELQRQEDLGVLYITHDLATARHFSDEILVMYKGQVVERGTPDDVILNPQHPYTQQLAEAAPDPEKRIAERRAART